DNA from Diaphorobacter limosus:
TGCCTTGCGGCCCTTGACGGCGCCGGCAATCTGGATGGCGCCGGAGAACAGCAGCAGCTTTTCCGTCAGCGTGGTCTTGCCGGCGTCGGGGTGGGAGATGATGGCGAAGGTGCGGCGGCGCCGGGTTTCGGATGCGTAGGACACGATGAAAACGTTATTGCGAAAACAAATGCTGCGAAAGATCACTCGCCTGGTGCAGCACACGCACAACGTCGATGTGCTGCGGCCCGGCGAGATAAAAAACAGCGTAAGGAAAGTGGTTCAAAGTCCAAAAGCGCAGCCCGGGCATCTCCCGGGTGTGCGCGTAGCGCACTGAACCCGTGCCAGGGTGCTGGGCGATGTGTTGCAGCGCGGCGTCTGCGGCATCGCGAAAGCGCTCGGCCAGGGTCAGGTTCGAGACGTCAAAGTAGTAGGCAAAAGCCTGCTCCAGGTCGTCCTGCGCCCGTGCGCTCAGAACAATGGCATTCACCGAGGGGCCGTGTTCTTGGCGGCGCGTGCGGCGGCGATGCGCGCCGTCCAGTCGTTGCGCTGCTCGTCCCAGCTGCGCGTGGCCGGGCCCGACTCCACGCCCTCCTGGATCAGCGCCGCGAAGCGCTCCTCTGCGGCGCGCTCCTCGTCGCGGCGCACCAGG
Protein-coding regions in this window:
- a CDS encoding type II toxin-antitoxin system RelE/ParE family toxin codes for the protein MNAIVLSARAQDDLEQAFAYYFDVSNLTLAERFRDAADAALQHIAQHPGTGSVRYAHTREMPGLRFWTLNHFPYAVFYLAGPQHIDVVRVLHQASDLSQHLFSQ
- a CDS encoding type II toxin-antitoxin system ParD family antitoxin — translated: MSTVTMNISLSDELKAFVDARVQARGYSSTSEYMRDLVRRDEERAAEERFAALIQEGVESGPATRSWDEQRNDWTARIAAARAAKNTAPR